One region of Collinsella aerofaciens ATCC 25986 genomic DNA includes:
- the asnB gene encoding asparagine synthase (glutamine-hydrolyzing) has protein sequence MCGFVGFTGTDEQSELVLTAMMNRIIHRGPDMGGQHIVDNVALGFRRLSILDLSEAGAQPMSSDDGKVTIVFNGEIYNFQELRAELEAAGYAFHCNADTEVLVHGYEEWGEDLVNRLRGMYAFVIHDQNKNKLFGARDIFGIKPFYYYQASDGSLLFGSEIKSFLDHPKFEKAVNHDALRPYLTLQFPATEETFFRGVFKLAPAHCFTYDLTTNTMDIKRYWSCDFTDDNSKTFEEYVDECDKVVHESVAAHRIADVKVGSFLSGGVDSSYIAACLMPDTTYSVGFDYKNFNETNYAAELSDKLGIKNVRKMITADEFFDALPDIQYHMDEPQSNLSSVPLYYLAQMASEEVTVVLSGEGADELFAGYEWYEDTPEMRSFKKRVPLGVRRALGSLVQHLPYFKGHNFLTKCAEVPERWYVGQAKVFDPSEVDEVLKPAYDTGKNAAEMCAEYYKQVPNCCELSKKQYLDMNMWLPGDILLKADKMCMAHSLELRVPFLDKKVMEFAEHIPANYRVNEEGCKLVLRHAANRTLPDEWATRKKVGFPVPVKFWLREQKYYDYVKEYFTAPWAADFFDTDALMKLLDDHFEGRALNQRKIYTTLTFLIWYKRFFIDEDKGAEVAA, from the coding sequence ATGTGCGGTTTTGTCGGTTTTACCGGTACAGATGAACAGAGTGAGCTGGTTCTCACGGCCATGATGAATCGCATCATCCACCGTGGTCCCGATATGGGCGGCCAGCATATCGTTGACAACGTTGCCCTTGGCTTCCGTCGTCTTTCGATTCTCGATCTTTCCGAAGCTGGAGCTCAGCCCATGTCGAGCGACGACGGCAAGGTCACGATTGTCTTCAACGGAGAGATCTACAACTTCCAGGAGCTTCGCGCCGAGCTGGAGGCAGCCGGCTACGCCTTCCACTGCAACGCCGATACCGAGGTCCTGGTGCATGGTTACGAGGAGTGGGGCGAGGACCTGGTCAACCGCCTGCGCGGCATGTACGCGTTCGTGATTCACGACCAGAACAAGAACAAACTCTTTGGCGCTCGCGACATCTTTGGTATCAAGCCGTTTTATTACTACCAGGCATCCGATGGCTCGCTGCTGTTTGGCTCCGAGATCAAGAGCTTCCTGGACCATCCCAAGTTTGAGAAGGCTGTCAACCACGACGCGCTGCGCCCCTACCTGACGCTGCAATTCCCCGCCACGGAGGAGACCTTCTTTAGGGGCGTGTTCAAGCTTGCCCCGGCGCATTGCTTTACATATGACCTGACGACCAACACCATGGACATCAAGCGTTACTGGAGCTGTGACTTCACCGACGACAACTCCAAGACCTTCGAGGAGTACGTGGACGAGTGCGACAAGGTCGTGCACGAAAGCGTCGCTGCACACCGAATCGCCGATGTTAAGGTGGGCTCGTTCCTTTCTGGCGGCGTGGACTCCAGCTACATTGCCGCCTGTCTCATGCCCGACACCACGTATTCTGTCGGCTTTGATTACAAGAACTTCAACGAGACCAACTACGCTGCCGAGCTTTCCGACAAGCTGGGCATCAAGAACGTGCGTAAGATGATTACCGCCGACGAGTTCTTCGATGCACTGCCCGATATCCAGTATCACATGGACGAGCCGCAATCGAACCTGTCCAGCGTGCCGCTGTACTATCTGGCGCAGATGGCTTCCGAGGAGGTCACCGTCGTCCTTTCGGGCGAGGGTGCCGACGAGCTGTTTGCCGGCTACGAGTGGTACGAGGACACCCCCGAGATGCGCTCCTTTAAGAAGCGCGTGCCGCTCGGCGTACGTCGCGCCCTGGGCTCGCTCGTTCAGCATCTCCCCTACTTTAAGGGCCACAACTTCCTGACGAAATGCGCCGAGGTTCCCGAGCGCTGGTATGTGGGTCAGGCAAAGGTGTTCGATCCCTCCGAGGTCGACGAGGTGCTCAAGCCCGCTTATGACACTGGCAAGAACGCCGCGGAGATGTGCGCCGAGTACTACAAGCAAGTTCCCAACTGCTGCGAGCTTTCCAAGAAACAGTATCTGGATATGAACATGTGGCTGCCGGGCGACATCCTGCTCAAGGCAGACAAGATGTGCATGGCGCATTCTCTGGAGCTTCGCGTCCCGTTCCTGGACAAGAAGGTCATGGAGTTTGCCGAGCACATTCCCGCCAACTACCGTGTTAACGAAGAAGGCTGCAAGCTCGTTCTGCGTCACGCTGCCAACCGCACGCTGCCCGACGAGTGGGCAACGCGCAAGAAGGTGGGCTTCCCCGTACCGGTCAAGTTCTGGCTGCGCGAGCAAAAGTACTACGACTACGTAAAGGAATACTTCACCGCACCGTGGGCTGCCGATTTCTTTGACACCGATGCGCTCATGAAACTGCTTGACGATCACTTTGAGGGTCGCGCGCTCAACCAGCGCAAGATCTATACCACGTTGACGTTCCTCATCTGGTACAAGCGCTTCTTTATCGACGAGGACAAGGGCGCCGAAGTCGCCGCGTAA
- a CDS encoding Mur ligase family protein, whose protein sequence is MRYIELLEEDDLVVSRPSASCDQRIEFATDDSRQVRPGTLFVCKGRAFKREYLLSAIADGAVAYVSEVDYDVDLPAVIVSDIRRTLAVVADAFYGHPSGKVKVCAFTGTKGKSTCSFYLRGILANEAKLTGCHRPALNTGIEFDDGIEAGPSKLTTPESFLLQSRIAHAAEAGAPWLVMEASSQGLKYERTGKIAFEVGAFTNIGEDHISPIEHPTLEDYFASKLKIFSQSRFAVVNLDMDKVDRVLEAASRCERTVTFSLTDERADVFALAIRNGDCGVVATVRTPRFTRDIVIPTPVKFNVSNALAAIACAEVLGISEEGIVHGFEGVFVPGRMELYPSVSGKILGIVDFAHNGMSLETLLRDLRENYPERELAVVFGATGGKGVDRRTTMGIAAGKYADRIVITEDDPGPEDVEDICAEIARNVQAQGNDNWQIVTDRVAAIEAAVRETVRPAVVIVTGKGEEERMLRKNGPEPCERDGSILKRTLAAYDA, encoded by the coding sequence ATGCGCTATATAGAGTTGCTCGAGGAAGATGACCTTGTTGTTTCCAGACCGAGCGCTTCGTGCGACCAGCGCATTGAGTTTGCGACTGACGACTCGCGCCAGGTGCGTCCGGGCACGTTGTTTGTCTGCAAGGGCCGCGCGTTTAAGCGCGAGTACCTGCTTTCGGCAATCGCCGATGGCGCCGTGGCCTACGTTTCCGAGGTCGATTACGATGTTGATCTTCCCGCGGTGATTGTGAGTGATATTCGTCGCACGCTCGCCGTGGTGGCAGATGCCTTTTATGGGCACCCGTCGGGTAAGGTGAAGGTCTGCGCCTTTACAGGCACCAAGGGAAAGTCGACCTGTAGCTTTTATCTGCGCGGCATTCTCGCCAACGAGGCCAAGCTTACGGGCTGTCATCGGCCCGCTCTTAATACGGGCATTGAGTTCGACGACGGCATCGAGGCAGGCCCTTCCAAGCTGACAACCCCCGAATCCTTCCTGCTGCAGTCTCGCATCGCGCATGCTGCGGAGGCGGGTGCCCCGTGGCTGGTTATGGAGGCATCGAGCCAGGGCCTCAAATACGAGCGCACGGGCAAGATCGCCTTTGAAGTCGGCGCCTTTACCAATATCGGCGAGGATCACATTTCGCCGATTGAGCATCCGACGCTCGAGGATTACTTTGCCAGCAAGCTCAAAATCTTCTCGCAGAGCCGTTTTGCCGTGGTCAATCTCGATATGGATAAGGTCGATCGTGTGCTCGAGGCGGCATCTCGTTGCGAACGTACGGTGACGTTCTCCTTGACCGACGAGCGTGCCGACGTGTTTGCGCTGGCGATTCGTAATGGCGACTGCGGCGTGGTGGCAACGGTGCGCACGCCCCGCTTTACGCGCGACATTGTGATTCCCACGCCGGTTAAGTTCAATGTGTCCAACGCGCTTGCCGCTATTGCCTGCGCCGAGGTCCTGGGCATTTCTGAAGAGGGTATCGTCCATGGCTTTGAGGGCGTCTTCGTTCCCGGCCGCATGGAGCTCTATCCGTCCGTATCGGGCAAAATCTTGGGTATCGTCGATTTTGCACATAACGGCATGAGCCTCGAGACACTCCTGCGCGACTTGCGCGAGAACTATCCCGAGCGCGAGCTGGCGGTTGTATTTGGCGCTACGGGTGGTAAGGGTGTCGATCGACGCACCACGATGGGCATCGCCGCTGGCAAGTATGCCGACCGAATCGTGATTACCGAGGATGACCCCGGCCCCGAGGATGTCGAGGATATTTGCGCCGAGATCGCGCGCAACGTTCAGGCGCAGGGAAATGATAACTGGCAAATCGTGACTGATCGCGTTGCCGCTATCGAGGCTGCCGTGCGTGAGACCGTCCGTCCTGCCGTGGTCATCGTGACCGGTAAGGGCGAGGAAGAGCGTATGCTGCGCAAGAACGGACCCGAGCCTTGTGAGCGCGATGGTTCGATTCTCAAGCGCACCCTTGCGGCGTACGACGCCTAA
- a CDS encoding ABC transporter permease subunit (The N-terminal region of this protein, as described by TIGR01726, is a three transmembrane segment that identifies a subfamily of ABC transporter permease subunits, which specificities that include histidine, arginine, glutamine, glutamate, L-cystine (sic), the opines (in Agrobacterium) octopine and nopaline, etc.), with protein sequence MKRHFERRHHSAHVQLTRRIVCAFATIVVALATTIGASGCSSSQNASSTYTLVENGKFTVASDLATPPFEYVNDSGEDQGFTYELMGMIADELGLELNYLPAQKFDGIIPMVKQGVKTDVGACNITITDERKKEVDFTDPYIDSNQGVAVAKNTGYNTVDSLNAPGVKIAVQSGTTSEEWAIENLPQATTVNFDDWTAAFTAVMSSQCQAVVCDLPVEQWMVSNSFTGMEIIKEVPTGEQFGIAVSKDNPELTQAINDALAKIKSSGAYDKLYEKWFGMAPTSGSDNEDASSPDDATGASLAVTSATAKSNEDGGNGVLGGIATRLTWEATTGSDEGDVSQIELELPEGGSFESTDVKVTLLDGLNQTGVKASCSLDGSKLVIKFADPVAAGSQIRVVVPDVVFPSNAGAYAVTGSYVTDGDKRDLPESPTISVSESTMVQEIVAWLDAQPWVAAWNSNPFLGMFCKPQIIVTSIASLFKGWGIALAVTAIGFPLAIPIGLLFAFMKISHSRMLRGIAVTYINVLRGTPLFLQIYIAFFGFPMIGLNVPNLPLGVGVLAINCSAYLAEIFRAGIESVPHGQAEAAYSLGMTWSQVMSRIVVPQAVRYVIPTMTSEFVMLYKDTSLLSSVGVMELMLFSKNLTATTGNITPYICAALYYLVVTIPLIHIVTKVEHRLAERSKR encoded by the coding sequence ATGAAACGACACTTCGAACGTCGCCACCACTCGGCACATGTCCAGTTGACCCGGCGCATCGTCTGCGCCTTCGCGACGATCGTTGTGGCCCTTGCCACCACCATCGGCGCGAGCGGCTGTTCGTCCTCCCAGAACGCCTCGAGCACCTACACACTCGTCGAGAATGGCAAGTTCACCGTCGCAAGTGACTTGGCCACACCCCCGTTTGAATACGTCAACGATTCCGGCGAAGACCAGGGCTTTACCTACGAACTCATGGGCATGATCGCAGACGAACTCGGTCTGGAGCTCAACTACTTGCCGGCGCAAAAGTTCGACGGCATTATCCCCATGGTCAAGCAGGGTGTAAAGACCGATGTCGGCGCATGTAACATCACGATTACCGATGAGCGCAAGAAAGAGGTCGACTTCACCGACCCCTATATCGACTCTAACCAGGGCGTCGCAGTTGCAAAGAACACTGGATACAACACGGTCGACAGCCTCAACGCACCGGGCGTCAAAATTGCCGTGCAGTCGGGCACCACATCCGAGGAGTGGGCAATCGAGAACCTGCCGCAGGCAACCACCGTCAACTTTGACGACTGGACGGCAGCCTTCACCGCCGTCATGAGTAGTCAGTGCCAGGCGGTCGTATGCGATCTTCCCGTTGAGCAGTGGATGGTTTCGAACTCCTTTACCGGTATGGAGATCATCAAAGAGGTTCCGACGGGCGAGCAGTTTGGCATTGCCGTCTCTAAAGACAACCCCGAGCTGACACAGGCCATCAACGATGCCCTTGCCAAGATCAAGAGCTCCGGCGCCTATGACAAACTGTACGAGAAGTGGTTTGGCATGGCACCCACGAGCGGGTCCGATAACGAGGATGCCTCGAGCCCAGACGACGCGACGGGCGCTTCACTCGCCGTCACCTCGGCGACCGCCAAGTCAAACGAAGACGGCGGCAACGGCGTGCTCGGCGGCATCGCAACCCGCCTGACCTGGGAAGCGACAACGGGTAGCGACGAGGGCGACGTTTCGCAAATTGAGCTTGAGCTGCCCGAAGGCGGGTCATTTGAAAGCACCGATGTTAAGGTCACGCTGCTCGACGGACTGAACCAGACGGGTGTCAAGGCATCGTGCTCGCTGGACGGCTCAAAGCTCGTCATCAAGTTCGCCGATCCCGTCGCTGCCGGCTCGCAGATTCGCGTTGTCGTCCCCGACGTCGTATTCCCGAGCAACGCGGGTGCCTATGCCGTCACCGGCAGCTATGTCACCGACGGCGACAAGCGAGATCTTCCCGAGAGCCCCACCATCAGCGTCTCGGAGAGCACCATGGTGCAAGAAATCGTCGCCTGGCTCGATGCCCAGCCTTGGGTTGCCGCATGGAACTCCAACCCGTTTTTGGGCATGTTCTGCAAGCCGCAGATTATCGTCACCTCAATCGCCTCGCTCTTTAAGGGCTGGGGCATAGCACTTGCCGTGACCGCCATCGGTTTTCCGCTCGCCATCCCCATCGGCTTGCTGTTTGCCTTTATGAAAATCAGTCATAGTCGTATGCTGCGCGGCATCGCCGTGACATACATCAACGTCCTGCGCGGAACCCCGCTCTTCCTGCAGATCTACATTGCGTTCTTTGGGTTCCCTATGATCGGTCTCAACGTGCCCAATCTGCCGCTCGGCGTTGGCGTGCTCGCCATCAACTGCTCGGCCTATCTTGCCGAGATTTTCCGTGCCGGCATCGAGAGCGTACCGCATGGTCAAGCGGAAGCTGCCTACTCGCTTGGCATGACTTGGTCCCAAGTTATGTCGCGCATCGTGGTCCCGCAGGCTGTACGTTACGTTATACCGACTATGACCAGCGAGTTCGTTATGCTGTACAAGGACACGTCGCTGCTTTCGAGCGTTGGTGTCATGGAGCTCATGCTGTTCTCCAAAAACCTCACGGCCACCACGGGCAACATTACGCCCTACATTTGCGCCGCACTTTATTATCTGGTCGTGACGATTCCGCTCATCCACATCGTCACCAAGGTGGAGCACCGTCTCGCCGAGCGCAGCAAGCGCTAA
- the murI gene encoding glutamate racemase — MSDIENLAGDTRPIGVFDSGLGGLTVARAIATALPHESVYYFGDTKRCPYGTRTEDEVRSFALQAGRWLSKHDVKIMVIACNTATAAALRLAQQVLDVPVIGVIAPGARAAINSTRTRRVGVLATNLTIRSGAYTRAIQDLDAGVDVYGCPASSFVEVVEHELASGAHLQEQWLENEDIFDTPAVRALVGATVEPLRDRGIDTVVLGCTHFPLLVGPIRHALGPGVRVVSSAEETTRELTDILTRREQLAGDAAEPQHRFATTSDNIAEFAVAGSFIFGQPLKSIEHVDINELK; from the coding sequence ATGTCCGATATCGAGAATCTGGCTGGCGACACGCGCCCCATTGGCGTATTCGATTCGGGTCTGGGCGGTCTGACGGTTGCACGCGCCATCGCGACGGCGCTGCCGCATGAATCCGTCTACTACTTCGGCGACACCAAACGCTGCCCTTATGGCACCCGCACCGAGGACGAGGTGCGCTCGTTTGCACTGCAGGCGGGCCGCTGGCTGTCAAAGCACGATGTCAAGATCATGGTCATCGCCTGCAACACGGCGACCGCAGCGGCCTTGCGTCTGGCTCAGCAGGTGCTCGACGTTCCCGTGATCGGTGTCATCGCGCCGGGCGCACGTGCGGCGATTAACAGCACTCGCACGCGCCGCGTGGGCGTGCTCGCCACCAACCTCACTATTCGCTCGGGTGCTTACACGCGTGCCATTCAGGATCTGGACGCCGGTGTGGACGTGTATGGATGCCCGGCTTCGAGTTTTGTCGAGGTCGTCGAGCACGAGCTCGCCTCGGGTGCGCATCTGCAGGAGCAGTGGCTCGAGAACGAGGACATCTTCGATACGCCAGCCGTGCGAGCGCTGGTCGGCGCCACGGTTGAGCCGCTGCGCGATCGCGGAATCGATACCGTGGTGCTTGGCTGCACGCACTTTCCGCTGCTCGTGGGGCCTATTCGCCATGCGCTGGGGCCCGGGGTGCGCGTGGTGAGTTCCGCCGAGGAGACTACGCGCGAGCTGACCGATATCCTCACGCGCCGCGAGCAGCTGGCGGGCGACGCTGCCGAACCGCAGCATCGCTTTGCCACCACGTCTGACAACATTGCCGAGTTTGCGGTGGCGGGTAGCTTTATCTTCGGCCAGCCGCTCAAAAGCATCGAGCATGTCGATATCAACGAACTGAAATAG
- a CDS encoding HAD family hydrolase, giving the protein MSHNTLPTVAELSGEMRERLAKVKYVFTDLDATMLAPGSCVLRDNDGNPSTKLVEAVVALARAGIQVVPTSGRNRTMIHEDARVLGLNSYIGEMGGLVMYDLKANDWEYLTGDMPYDPACDLTPHQVIEQTGVCEKILARWPHKIEYHNDMSTGYKYREVTVGMRGDVPDDEVQAILDEAGCGLVWACNGHLTHLSKPTTLELDRVEDGRAFNINPAGLNKGVAIARFCEHLGIEREETLALGDSESDFYMADHVGTFCLVENGLTSAGAPEFLDACDNAYVTRGKIVDGWVATAELLVAARS; this is encoded by the coding sequence ATGTCCCACAATACCCTGCCGACCGTCGCTGAGCTTTCGGGCGAGATGCGCGAGCGTCTTGCCAAGGTCAAGTACGTCTTTACCGACCTGGACGCCACCATGCTCGCTCCCGGCTCGTGCGTACTGCGCGACAACGACGGAAATCCCTCGACCAAGCTCGTCGAGGCGGTCGTCGCGCTCGCTCGTGCCGGCATCCAGGTGGTTCCCACCTCGGGTCGCAACCGCACTATGATCCACGAGGACGCGCGCGTGCTCGGCCTCAACTCCTACATCGGCGAGATGGGCGGCCTGGTCATGTACGACCTCAAGGCCAACGATTGGGAGTACCTGACCGGCGACATGCCCTACGATCCCGCCTGCGATCTCACGCCGCACCAGGTGATCGAGCAGACCGGTGTGTGCGAGAAAATTCTCGCTCGCTGGCCGCATAAGATCGAGTACCACAACGACATGTCGACCGGTTACAAGTACCGCGAGGTCACTGTCGGCATGCGCGGCGATGTGCCTGACGATGAGGTTCAGGCCATCTTGGACGAGGCCGGTTGCGGTTTGGTTTGGGCTTGCAACGGCCATTTGACCCACCTGTCCAAGCCGACGACGCTCGAGCTCGATCGCGTCGAGGACGGCCGGGCGTTCAACATCAATCCGGCGGGTCTCAACAAGGGCGTTGCCATTGCGCGCTTCTGCGAGCACCTGGGGATCGAGCGCGAGGAGACGCTGGCGCTCGGCGACTCCGAGTCCGATTTCTACATGGCCGACCACGTGGGCACGTTCTGTTTGGTCGAGAACGGCCTGACCAGCGCCGGCGCGCCCGAGTTCCTGGACGCTTGCGACAACGCTTACGTCACGCGCGGCAAGATTGTCGACGGCTGGGTGGCAACGGCAGAGCTGCTCGTCGCGGCTCGTTCGTAG